cagccATCCACCTACACTCAGAGTGGGCCTGTGACTGGGACACTGTCTGACGAATCTGTTGTGTGTCTTGTCTGTGTTGTCCCTCTCCTCTTTGCAATCGTCTGCTGTGTAGACCATATAGCGCTGATCATTGAGCTGCTGGGGAGTGTCCCACGCAAACTCATAATGACCGGCAAATATTCCAAGGATTTTTTCACCAAGAAAGGTAAAACAAAGAAGCATCAGTGTCAAAATCAAAGAAGGTTTTCTGCCTGCCTGTCGATAAGTTCAGAGccgctatatatatattttcacacatgtgtgaaatgttgatgttttttcccttacacttttattgtgaagacaTTTCCAacatttgatattattattCAAAAGAAGTACCATACATCGACAgttaatacaatacaaatatttaatgtatttaatttctaGCTGTTTTCTATATGTTTTCACAGACTTAGATACCTGGTAGTCGGGAATTTACTCATGGGAAATTGTTGTGCTGTATTGCTGCATGGCTCTCTGATGCAGCGCTGTCTGTTGGTCTACAGGTGATTTGAAACACATCACCAAGCTGAAGCCATGGGGCCTGCTGGAGGTGCTGGTCGACAAGTACGAGTGGCCCCGTGAAGAAGCCGAGTGCTTCACTGACTTCCTGCTTCCCATGCTGGAGCTGGTCCCAGAGAAGAGAGCCACGGCCTCAGAGTGCTTGCGCCACCCCTGGCTCACCCTCTAGTGGAGACCTCCAGCCATTGcacctcccctccccccactcTCTCCAGAGACTGCAACAGATCACTTTCCAGTTTGGGCATATCAGatgaatatttatttctcttttttttttctttcgttGTTTTGGATTTCTTATGTTCTTGTTATTGAACTAATGCTTCTGTGTATGTTTGCTTTGTATTTGTTGGTTCTTCTCTCGGTGTGATGACGTCCGGAATTCAGTGGATAATATTACTTTGTGCTCATGTTGGCTCCAACCTGCTGTGCTCCGTTCACCCACCCAACTAAGCAATCCTGTTATTGTACTGCTAGTGACTCATCCTTGTTTGTTACACTCCTGCACTAAAACCCAAACAAATTAAGGATATGTAGCCTCTCATTTTGTCCCCTTTTAAAGGATTTGCTATCACTTTTTTTCTCGTGCATTTTCAttagtgctgtgttttttttatggatTATTTGATCTTATATTACACATGCAAggtatacattttgtatttgtaaagtaGGCTTAGGAAGTTGCACACTGGGCTGACAGTTACACTGACTGTGTTAATGTTCACGGTATTTCTCCAGACAGAGATTCTTACTGAGACATCAACTGTCTGATAATGTAGGTCATCTTATTTAGCCATAACAAATCCGTTGTCACCTGGTACTTAGTATGGTTAGTCAATTATGATAAATGAGAACTTTCATTCTCATGGGAGGCTGGTATTCTCATACAACTATTACAATTCAggaatataatgttttaatggtTTCAACAAGACGACATGTTAAGAAGCCCAATTTAAAGgaacaaaagtgaaaataaactgtatatatctGTACCAAAGAGTTTGCCTTTATGTATATTACAGTTATGTACAGTTTTTAACAAATCTTATATCTTAGCTAAAATTATTTAGCTGGGTAGCCGTGTTTTAATAAAGCGTTTGGGAGATGTGTTCGAGTTCAGTTGTATGTATGGCCAACTGTTCAACTATGTCACTGTTTTTACCATAGACGTGGTGAGATCTGATGTTATGTAATGGTGTCCCAAATTGATCATATCAAAGTAACCTGTGCATTGAGTGTaggttaaaaacaacatttacatcagTGTCAGATTCAAGAACATAGACTTGTAAACTGTCAATTTACACAccatacaataaaaacagatgttcATACAATACAAAGTGACTGTGTCGAGCTTGTTTATTAGCTGTTTGACATCAAGTACAGCATTAAAACTCAGCAGTCTGGTTTGTGGAGCAGTAAACTCACTGCTACATTTCAATAATCAAAAAGTCCTACAGCTGCTGTAGTCAGGTGAACAGTTTGACTTAAACTACATCTTGACATTTCAAGCTGCTTGTTCAGAATCTGCATCTCACTGCCATCCTGAAGGTTCATCAGGGGTTTTCTGTAAAAGAaggaaaacacttttatttaatgGCTTTAAGACACTGTTGCCTCCTTATTGAGTTACAACTGACTCACATTACTTACCAATTCAGCTAATATTGAGAAAGGTGTGCTAAGATTTGGGTTTTACCAACATtttagagttttgtttttttaatccctaaataaaactgtaaattgGAGTATTTATATGTAGTATATGATCATTCCCTGATCATTGTGGAAACACCAGATTTTCTCCATAAGTGCAAGTAGAAAAGTAAAAGGAGAGAGTAATATcaataacatcacatcacagtatgaaaagcacaggtgtaacaaatgtaatgaatgatggctgaattccttTTAGCTGCTTCAGCAGGCTCACCCTGACTGTGATGCTCACTGACAACATACACCTGGGATTTTCCTTCTATGACAAGTCAAACTGTCTGCTGTggacatttacatacattaactcaagtactgtacttaagtacactttaaggtacttgtactatacttcagtatttccattttatgcaactttatacttctactccactacatctcagagggaaatatggtactttttactgcattttatttgacaactttagttactttgcagattcagattataaatacaacatataaatcaACTGATGCATTATTATGGATTCTGCCAACCAtctgtatataaagtaattacaatgagctccatctttaccagctgcaacattaaagtgatggacacatgaatgcatcaataattagatccaataatataaaatatattctgaAATCGGCCGTTCTTCATAgtgagtatttttacttttggtactttaagtgtattttaaTACCAATACTTAAGTAATTTACTTGAgtaagattttaaatgcaggaatTTAACTTGTAACAGTGGTTTTCTACACTGTGAAAGTAAAAGATCAAAGTATGTCTTCCATCTCTGAAAAAAGGGCCTACAACCAGCATTCAGACTCCCCAAACCAAGCTCAAGAGTAGAGACGGTTACCTCCGTGCTTTGGTCCACAACCCACAACCTTCATCTGTTTGCATTACCTGCTCCTCCCTCCACCTCAAAGTCGTCCGGCAGCAGTTTGTCCTGCCGGTTGCCGAGGGTGAAGGACAGCAGTGCCAGGATGAGGGCGTCCAGGATGCTGATGATGGCCAGGATGTAGGCCCAGCGCACCGTGCAGTTCCCCAGGCTGTACTTATCTGTCCTCTGGCCACACATCCTCTTCACCTCCGGAGAGTCCCAGCCGTCCGGGTAGATCATGCAGCCCATCACCATCAACGCGGCTGCGGGGGTGGAGCCTTGCCATAATTACCCCTTGTGTGCTCTTACTTTGAGAAATTGTTTTTGGGAGGTTCTTCTGAACTCCCAGCGCAGAATAAGGCAAAATGTACCCAATAAAGTGcaaagttcatttatttatgttgcaaCAGCAAAGCATGCTCAGTGGGGCTGCTCGTATGAATTACTGTTGTGAAAGTGCTTAAATGTTAAATGCTCTTCATCTGCTAAAGTGTCCTCTGGGCTTTTGCCACAGTTACTGTAAGAATTTAGAGTCATTTCTGAATTTTGaggtatttccattttatgtgaCTTTGTAGTTTATACGTTCCTACACTTCAGAGGGAaccttttactccactgcatttactaGTAGTTACCTTTGCATTAAACATATTGGTTTGTGACCCCATTAATCATCTCCCCTCACAGATTTATATGgtgaccctttggaggggccCGATCCCTGGGTTGGAAACCATTTAAAGAAACTACCTGACTGTAGCTgaatgctgcttacacattgCTACATCAGTATTACAATtgtaatatatgataatatatcagTCACAGGGGACAGTTTACTGCAgaacgagtacttttactttttatctgaagaatattttgtatatattgtatattatatatgaccAGTTTCCTCGTCCCGTCTGTGTTTTAGGTGTGAGTTTAGATCAgttaacaacagcaacacctgATCTTGTTACATGTAACCAATCTCTCCATCAGAggtgtcagagtgtcagagtctgAAACTGGATCCGTTATTGGCTTCCATAGTGAAGAACAGCACgtccagcacaaacacacacctcgtCTGAAACCAGAGAGGTGCGAAGAGGAGTTCATCACCTCACACTCATAAGAGAGGTCTCACTCATCCTTCAGACCCACGGCTGCTTTTCAGAGTTTTGTTATCCAGGTGCTGATCTTTGGTAAAGATTTGAAAGGTTTTGTGTACCTTCCTGacaaaatctaaaaatgatCTGGTCtttatttggatttatttaGATGCTGACAATAAAGCAACTATggtttatatacatatatatatatatatatatatatatatatatatatatatatatatatatatatacagtatgtatgtagttTTAgctatatgtatgcatgtatgtatgtatgtatgtatgtatgtatgtatgtatgtatgtatgtatgtatgtatgtatgtatgtatataatgtggATGTATGTTCTTTTGTGATACTACAGAatcaaattattaatacaaattatTGCCTAATCAACACATAATTTATCATCTATTATTAAAGgttaatataaaactgtatTGATCctttggtgaaattcacaagctaagTAAACAGAAGTACCACATTACATTCATTAATTACTAATaattctataatataatatatattattctgaaatgggctgtAGTGtataataagtacttttacgTTTGGTATATAttttgagtatttctacacagtattattgctatttttactgaagtaaaagtaaaagtaaaagatctTCTTGAGCACTTCGTCCACTACTGATTATTAGTCTTTATTACTACTAGAGTTGAATCTAGTTCTAACTACTTATTATCCTGTTGGGTACTAATAACTACttgtcatattttatacattgACACAAATGTTAAGCAGCAACTAACTATGACGGCCAAACAAATGTAGGGCAGTGACATTAACCTcctaaatgtagtgcagtataaAGTACCTTCCTTACCTGAGGCCAACTGCATCCATGCGCAGATCTTGTAGACGTTGCCGGCgttgcagaagaagaacaagctGAAGCAGACCATCGTGGCGACGATCAGCAGCGTGGAGGTCCCCACGAAGAACATGGCGGTCCTGAAGGCCGGAGAAGGGATGGAGCTGAAGTCCAGCACGCTGCCCTTGCAGGTGAGCTCCGAGGTGAGCGCGTTGCCGATGCAGTAGTGAAAGAGGCCGAAGTAACCGGCCTGCGGCGTGTTGACGCTGTCCCCGATCCAGTAGGGCTGGATGAAGACCACCATGGTGATGATGACGAAGCAGATGGTGAACACGGCCCACATGACGCCGATGGCTCGAGAGTTTCTCACATAGTTGGTGTGGTAGATTTTAGCAGCCTCCTGGGCTGGAAGCAGGTCCATGTTAGCGAGCTTTTCTTAAATATCTATCTCCTCATGTAAATATTCTTCTCTGAATCTAAACATTTTTCCTACAAGTTTTTAAACTCAATCGTCATGTCGCGAGTCTTTAAACTCGTCACatcacacaaactcacacaaacacacttgctgCTGTGGCTGCTTTGCATTGAAAGACCTGGCTCAGGATTCAGCACCCTGGACAGCACCCTCACCTCTCTAATTAATGACGTTGTTCTGACGTCAGAGATTGAGTAACCAAATACTTTCTTTACAgtaattagtttttttgtgatGTGCAAAAATAGTGACTTATTTATATAAGAATAATGACAAACActggatttgtctttttttcttaaagaaaaatgttgtttgGGACATTTCTGGGCATCAACAAAGAGCCTTTGGGCCACATACGGGTGTGTAACCCATAAGCAAGAAGCAGGTTGCTAACTGATCACCAACAAATCAAGATACATCAagtattgtatttttacattctCACTGCAGTTTTACTGCATTTGCTTTAGTTTCTTcattctattcttttttttaaacgtcaTAATGTGATATTTAGTGGATTTTGCCTGACAGTTTCCTGAGGTTTATGGATGATGCACAGAAAGCTTAAAATAAAGGTCTGCAGATATCAAATTCAATATCCTTCTTATAAGAGAATTGCTTATCTGGAAACTTACTGTCAGTCACAGGAACACAATAAACAATCTCACATGGACAGGTTTAGAGATTTTCATTATTTCTGCAGAGTGTTGGGAGTTCAGCAACACTGAAGTCTGAGTCTGTAGAGGCTTAGAAATGGCACAGATGTGAAAAACCTGACATATGTGGGCAGTTTCATATCAAACTTGTGTTTTCCAAAGCCAGCTGGTCTGTGATGCTTCATACCAAAGCAAGGATCCATCTCTCTCAGTCACTTTTTTCCATTTAAATTGCCCCTCTGTGAGCTGATATGTGATTAGTGTGATAAGTAATTTCTCAGTCTTAACTGCTGGTGTGTTAGTTTTTATAACACTAACTGTGTCCAGTTAAATAACAACCACACGTATGGTTTCACTCCTTGTACGTTCTTTTTTGTGCCATATTCAGTTAGGGATGACAACCCTGGCGTGAGGCTGACAGGGGGCAGCCGGAAAGAGCATGCCACCATCTGGACCCTTCACCCTGCAGTCAGTGTTCATAACAAGGAGCTTGAGGGCCTACTACGTGACACTCTGGCATGTGTACGGAAAAGCATTCAGGGATGAGCGGTTGTCCCGCGCCTCCACAGGCTCCCTGATGGCTCCCTGCAGCTCAGGGGAGACAATCAGATGCCGGTGAGGCGTAGCAGTGAGGGAaacatgacagagagagagagagaggag
This window of the Cottoperca gobio chromosome 7, fCotGob3.1, whole genome shotgun sequence genome carries:
- the lhfpl5b gene encoding LHFPL tetraspan subfamily member 5b — encoded protein: MDLLPAQEAAKIYHTNYVRNSRAIGVMWAVFTICFVIITMVVFIQPYWIGDSVNTPQAGYFGLFHYCIGNALTSELTCKGSVLDFSSIPSPAFRTAMFFVGTSTLLIVATMVCFSLFFFCNAGNVYKICAWMQLASAALMVMGCMIYPDGWDSPEVKRMCGQRTDKYSLGNCTVRWAYILAIISILDALILALLSFTLGNRQDKLLPDDFEVEGGAGNANR